A stretch of Roseibium porphyridii DNA encodes these proteins:
- a CDS encoding MarR family transcriptional regulator, translating to MYRRYLDRLRIDLIRIGADDISPAHAMLLFTIGDDDLSVRDLMDRGHYLGSNASYSLKQLVQSGYVDRTASARDRRSARIRLTDKGKQLCADIKTADEVNQDQVVQSEKDLQALEETFAMLRKLEVLWATDLQRATPRLDMNRF from the coding sequence ATGTACCGGCGATATCTCGATCGCTTGCGCATCGATCTCATTCGAATTGGTGCCGACGACATTTCTCCTGCGCACGCGATGCTGCTGTTTACTATCGGAGACGATGATCTTTCCGTTCGTGATCTCATGGATCGCGGCCACTATCTCGGCTCGAACGCATCCTACAGCCTGAAGCAACTGGTTCAGTCTGGATATGTTGATCGGACAGCATCAGCTCGCGACAGGCGCTCTGCTCGCATCCGCCTCACGGACAAGGGCAAACAGCTTTGTGCTGACATAAAGACCGCAGATGAGGTCAATCAGGATCAGGTCGTTCAATCCGAAAAAGATTTGCAAGCGCTTGAAGAGACATTCGCAATGCTGCGTAAGCTCGAAGTTCTTTGGGCAACAGACCTGCAGCGGGCAACGCCGCGCCTCGACATGAACCGGTTCTGA
- a CDS encoding carbohydrate kinase family protein — translation MLHSDTSAQVLCIGRIYCDLVFAGVPRMPSLGSEVFAEGVSLHAGGGAFNTAAAFAALGWQTALSGVLPAAPFEAKILQEGRERGLDLSMCAPAAPNASPQITVAIPLQGDRSFLSQKSGAAFPVLDPSAPSTRSIKHLHIGELKSLCESPDVLAVARQAGWSISLDCGWDDTLLAQGNEMSPLIQAVDVFLPNQREFAALTASGLEIGSGPLVVVKEGASGATAIRADAPVHAAAQSVEAIDTTGAGDAFNGGFLSAWLAREDVVSCLANGNRCGALAVQSSGGAAWSVGNELAS, via the coding sequence ATGCTGCACTCGGACACATCAGCCCAGGTCCTCTGCATCGGACGGATCTATTGCGATCTGGTTTTTGCCGGCGTTCCCAGAATGCCTAGCCTCGGATCTGAAGTCTTTGCTGAAGGTGTTTCACTGCATGCAGGTGGCGGTGCATTCAATACGGCAGCCGCTTTTGCCGCTCTTGGCTGGCAAACTGCCCTGAGCGGCGTCTTACCGGCCGCACCCTTTGAGGCAAAAATCCTGCAGGAGGGACGCGAAAGAGGGCTGGACCTATCCATGTGCGCACCGGCCGCTCCCAATGCGTCGCCCCAAATTACTGTTGCAATACCCTTGCAAGGTGACAGATCCTTTTTGAGTCAGAAATCCGGGGCTGCCTTTCCAGTTTTGGATCCGTCGGCACCTTCCACCAGATCAATCAAACACTTGCATATAGGTGAGCTGAAAAGCCTTTGCGAAAGTCCGGATGTGCTTGCAGTTGCCCGTCAAGCCGGTTGGAGCATTTCGCTTGATTGCGGCTGGGACGACACATTGCTTGCGCAAGGCAATGAGATGTCCCCCCTTATTCAGGCCGTTGATGTTTTTCTGCCGAACCAGCGTGAATTTGCAGCGCTAACAGCTTCAGGTCTTGAGATCGGCAGCGGACCACTTGTTGTTGTCAAAGAAGGTGCGTCTGGTGCGACGGCAATTCGCGCCGACGCACCGGTACATGCTGCGGCACAATCAGTAGAAGCGATTGATACAACCGGTGCAGGTGATGCCTTCAACGGCGGCTTTTTGTCGGCCTGGCTGGCCCGGGAAGATGTGGTTTCCTGCCTGGCAAATGGCAATCGATGTGGCGCTCTAGCGGTGCAGTCGTCCGGCGGCGCTGCCTGGTCTGTCGGCAATGAACTGGCTTCCTGA
- the rfbD gene encoding dTDP-4-dehydrorhamnose reductase, which translates to MTGTTRVLVTGKNGQLSKSLKVVSDAAADLEFCFFARNTLDVTKAQSCSSMIDRLRPNFVLNLAAYTNVDDAERFPDNAHHVNGVGAGNLAQISAVYDIPIIHISTDYVFDGEKRSPYVETDRTNPVNAYGMSKLAGENSVSRLNPKHIVLRTAWLYSPFGSNFVSWLLSAAANGRQLRIVADQVGNPTSALDLAKSLADLVRQLEDVDWASHSGIYHLAAPEPMTRFQWAKKVIAVSGKLYGPTCQVCAAASSEFATPAVRPLRTVLSMDKYQNAFGLKFPPIEKSISDVLQALPRPRRDVH; encoded by the coding sequence ATGACGGGGACAACCAGGGTTCTGGTCACCGGCAAAAACGGCCAACTTTCAAAGTCTCTGAAAGTTGTCTCTGATGCCGCAGCCGATCTTGAATTCTGTTTCTTTGCCAGAAACACGCTGGACGTCACCAAGGCTCAAAGTTGCAGCTCGATGATTGACCGATTGCGGCCGAACTTCGTGTTGAACCTTGCAGCCTACACCAACGTAGACGACGCCGAACGCTTTCCAGACAACGCGCATCATGTGAATGGCGTTGGTGCTGGAAATCTTGCTCAGATTTCCGCTGTTTACGACATTCCGATCATTCACATCTCAACCGACTATGTATTCGATGGTGAAAAGCGATCACCTTATGTTGAGACTGATCGCACAAACCCGGTCAACGCCTACGGCATGTCGAAGTTGGCAGGCGAAAACAGCGTCAGTCGACTTAACCCCAAACACATCGTCCTTCGAACGGCCTGGCTTTATTCACCTTTCGGATCGAACTTCGTTTCCTGGCTGCTGTCTGCAGCTGCCAACGGGCGTCAGCTTCGTATTGTGGCCGACCAGGTCGGCAATCCAACCTCGGCACTGGACCTTGCAAAGTCACTTGCGGACCTCGTGCGCCAGCTCGAAGACGTGGACTGGGCCAGCCATTCCGGCATCTATCATTTGGCAGCCCCGGAACCAATGACCCGCTTTCAATGGGCAAAAAAGGTAATTGCCGTCTCCGGCAAACTTTACGGTCCGACCTGTCAGGTCTGCGCAGCTGCCTCGAGCGAATTCGCAACACCTGCCGTAAGGCCATTGAGGACGGTACTCAGCATGGACAAATACCAGAATGCCTTCGGACTGAAGTTTCCGCCCATCGAGAAGAGCATCAGTGATGTGCTGCAGGCATTGCCCCGACCCAGGAGGGATGTGCATTGA
- the rfbB gene encoding dTDP-glucose 4,6-dehydratase, translating into MPVLITGGAGFIGTALCRYLLEQSDDEIIVLDKLTYAANTRAVAEFRKNPRYTLVQADICNFGKVDQILRRFSPTVVLNLAAESHVDRSIENATDFVETNIKGTMVLLEAIRKFLASRNGSEAASFRFLHVSTDEVFGDLADLSGNSIFREDTPYNPSSPYAASKAASDHLVRAWCRTFRIPAIVTNCTNNYGPEQYPEKLIPLVCKHAMNGWTLPVYGDGHQTRDWIHVSDHARALHLVLKHGRPGQTYAIGARNEVCNLDLVRLICRTFDKLVPEKAPHERLIRFVTDRPGHDRRYAVDPQKVEIATGWKPEVGFNEGIEETVRWYLDQALEASAQPHQIPTLAASGSATA; encoded by the coding sequence ATGCCTGTCCTGATTACAGGAGGAGCCGGCTTTATTGGCACCGCTTTGTGCCGATACCTGCTCGAACAGTCTGACGATGAAATCATCGTGCTCGACAAGCTCACCTACGCTGCCAACACCAGAGCCGTTGCAGAGTTCCGCAAGAACCCGCGTTACACCCTCGTTCAGGCGGACATATGCAACTTCGGGAAAGTTGATCAGATTCTCAGACGTTTCAGCCCAACTGTGGTTCTGAACCTTGCTGCAGAAAGTCATGTCGATCGGTCGATCGAAAATGCAACCGACTTCGTGGAAACAAACATCAAAGGCACGATGGTGCTGCTTGAGGCCATCAGAAAGTTCCTGGCATCGCGCAACGGCTCTGAAGCAGCGTCCTTTCGGTTCCTGCACGTCTCGACAGACGAAGTGTTCGGGGATCTTGCAGACCTGAGTGGCAACAGCATCTTCAGGGAAGACACGCCTTACAATCCGTCATCACCATATGCAGCCAGCAAGGCCGCGTCAGATCACCTGGTGAGGGCCTGGTGCCGCACATTTCGGATCCCTGCGATTGTCACCAACTGCACCAACAACTACGGCCCGGAACAATATCCGGAGAAACTGATCCCGCTGGTCTGCAAACACGCAATGAACGGATGGACGCTCCCGGTTTATGGCGATGGGCATCAAACCCGAGACTGGATCCATGTTTCCGATCATGCCCGCGCGCTTCATTTGGTTCTGAAACATGGGAGACCGGGGCAGACCTATGCCATCGGAGCCCGCAACGAAGTCTGCAATCTCGATCTGGTTCGTCTGATTTGCAGGACGTTCGACAAGCTAGTCCCTGAAAAAGCTCCTCATGAACGCCTGATCCGTTTCGTCACTGACCGTCCAGGGCATGACCGGCGCTATGCCGTTGACCCACAAAAGGTCGAGATAGCAACCGGGTGGAAGCCGGAAGTTGGCTTCAACGAAGGTATTGAAGAAACCGTTCGCTGGTATCTGGATCAGGCTCTCGAAGCGTCCGCTCAACCCCATCAAATCCCGACACTTGCCGCTTCCGGTAGCGCGACAGCATGA
- a CDS encoding carbohydrate ABC transporter permease gives MGQILRWMVLFLGGILMIAPIVYMISTSLKWPHEVYNVNLIPEEPTIENYTYVLEDGRFYLWFVNSIIIALITTVSNLFFDSLVGYTLCKFRFPGRYIVFIAILSTLMIPTEMLVIPWYTMSQAFGWLDSYWGIMFPGLMTAFGTFLMKQFFESVPNDFLEAARIDGLNEFQIWWKIAMPLVKPALAALAIFVFLGNWTAFLWPLIVTNSVEMYTVPVGLSGFGDEVDVAWELIMTGAAISTIPTLIVFLIFQRFIIRGVVMAGLKG, from the coding sequence ATGGGTCAGATCTTGCGGTGGATGGTTCTGTTTCTCGGCGGAATTTTGATGATCGCGCCGATCGTCTACATGATCTCGACGTCGTTGAAGTGGCCGCATGAAGTCTACAACGTCAATCTGATCCCGGAAGAGCCGACGATCGAGAACTACACTTATGTTCTTGAAGACGGGCGCTTTTATCTCTGGTTTGTGAACTCCATCATCATTGCCCTGATTACCACAGTGTCGAACCTCTTCTTCGACAGCCTGGTCGGGTACACCTTGTGCAAATTCCGCTTTCCGGGCCGCTACATCGTCTTCATTGCCATCTTGTCGACACTGATGATCCCAACAGAGATGCTGGTCATTCCCTGGTACACGATGAGCCAGGCTTTCGGCTGGCTTGACAGCTATTGGGGCATCATGTTCCCGGGGCTGATGACAGCTTTCGGGACGTTCCTGATGAAGCAGTTTTTCGAAAGCGTGCCGAATGACTTCCTCGAAGCAGCCCGCATCGACGGTCTGAATGAATTCCAGATCTGGTGGAAGATCGCCATGCCACTGGTCAAGCCGGCTTTGGCTGCTTTGGCGATTTTTGTGTTCCTCGGCAATTGGACAGCTTTCCTCTGGCCGTTGATCGTCACGAACTCAGTCGAGATGTATACGGTTCCGGTCGGTCTTTCTGGGTTTGGAGACGAAGTCGATGTTGCCTGGGAATTGATCATGACCGGCGCGGCGATTTCCACGATCCCGACTCTGATCGTTTTTCTGATTTTCCAGCGCTTCATTATTCGAGGCGTCGTTATGGCAGGGCTCAAGGGATGA
- the argH gene encoding argininosuccinate lyase, translated as MTGPVKDTSQFPDPVYKETVLSDLFEGVKANYAGHMAAINKAHLVMLSETGILQPDQVKPLAAALFEIDDNVDVASLVYTGEHEDYFFYVEALLRRKLGDLGGMLHTARSRNDMDHTLFKLALRTRMDRLWGEAENLARTFIHKAEREAETLIVAYTHGQPAQPSTFGHYLCAALEVLLRDMERLALAIDTIDHCPMGAAAITTTGFPIDRQRMAVLLGFETPVLNSYGCIASVDYVTGLYSALKLVYVHLGRLIQDLAFWSSFEVGQLYVPNSFVQISSIMPQKRNPVPIEHMRHLSAVTAGRCDVMVDTMRNTPFTDMNDSEGEVQQAGYATFESGSRVLRLLAAFVSAARIDEDRVRKNADAACVTITELADTLVRDEGLSFRQAHEIAAATSKGVLAEETSLREGFNHFKAAFAQETGRDPRLSSDDYRTAVSPERFVSCRDRLGGPAPQALRHALVSYRDQLAALASRQSARRQRYDAAAIALDQTFSSLLET; from the coding sequence ATGACCGGACCAGTGAAGGACACCTCTCAATTTCCCGATCCTGTCTACAAGGAGACCGTGCTTTCGGACCTCTTTGAAGGCGTGAAGGCAAACTATGCCGGGCATATGGCAGCCATCAACAAGGCCCATCTGGTCATGTTGTCGGAAACAGGTATTTTGCAGCCCGATCAGGTGAAGCCTCTTGCTGCTGCATTGTTCGAGATTGATGACAATGTCGATGTGGCGTCGCTGGTCTACACCGGAGAACACGAAGACTATTTTTTCTACGTGGAAGCGCTGCTGCGCCGGAAGCTCGGCGACCTTGGGGGTATGCTGCATACCGCAAGATCCCGCAACGACATGGACCACACCCTGTTCAAGCTGGCGTTGAGAACGCGCATGGACAGGTTATGGGGGGAGGCTGAGAACCTAGCCCGAACTTTCATCCACAAAGCAGAGCGCGAAGCTGAGACCCTGATTGTTGCCTATACCCATGGCCAACCCGCTCAGCCATCCACTTTCGGTCACTATCTGTGCGCAGCGCTGGAAGTTCTCTTGCGGGATATGGAACGTCTCGCACTTGCCATCGATACGATCGATCATTGCCCGATGGGCGCAGCTGCGATCACCACGACTGGCTTTCCGATAGACCGGCAACGAATGGCTGTGCTGCTCGGTTTCGAAACTCCTGTGCTGAATTCGTACGGGTGCATCGCGTCCGTGGACTATGTCACCGGTCTCTATTCGGCACTCAAACTGGTCTATGTCCACCTTGGTCGTTTGATTCAGGATCTGGCATTCTGGTCTTCTTTCGAGGTCGGCCAGCTTTATGTTCCCAACAGCTTCGTTCAAATAAGCTCGATCATGCCGCAAAAACGCAATCCGGTACCGATCGAGCATATGCGTCATCTGTCTGCTGTCACGGCAGGGCGCTGCGACGTCATGGTCGACACAATGCGAAACACACCCTTCACTGACATGAATGATAGCGAAGGCGAGGTGCAGCAAGCCGGATACGCGACTTTTGAAAGCGGTAGCAGGGTTCTGAGATTGCTAGCTGCGTTCGTTTCCGCGGCTCGGATCGATGAAGACCGGGTGCGCAAGAACGCAGACGCTGCCTGTGTCACCATAACCGAATTGGCGGATACGCTGGTGCGCGATGAAGGGCTGAGCTTCCGGCAAGCCCACGAGATCGCTGCTGCAACATCGAAGGGCGTGCTTGCAGAAGAAACCTCGCTAAGAGAAGGGTTCAATCATTTCAAAGCAGCTTTTGCCCAGGAAACCGGACGGGACCCGCGTTTGAGCTCTGACGATTACAGAACAGCTGTGTCGCCTGAAAGATTCGTTTCCTGCCGCGATCGCCTTGGTGGGCCTGCACCACAGGCATTGCGTCATGCCCTTGTGAGTTATCGCGACCAGTTGGCGGCGCTTGCAAGCCGGCAAAGCGCGCGCAGGCAGCGCTACGATGCTGCTGCAATCGCGCTCGACCAAACCTTTTCATCGCTTCTGGAGACTTGA
- the rfbA gene encoding glucose-1-phosphate thymidylyltransferase RfbA, with product MKGIVLAGGSGSRLYPMTLASSKQLLPVYDKPMVYYPLTTLMLAGLKEILVICTPQDIGGFQRLLGSGQQWGIKLQYAAQDRPAGIAQAFLIAEDFLAGERASLILGDNIFFGKGLPEKMLSAINRSNGATVFAYQVHDPERYGVVEFDTDYRAVSITEKPTEPCTDWAVTGLYFYDADVVDVAKSLKPSARGELEITDINKAYLNRGSLHVERLGRGFAWLDAGTPQSLLDAASFIQTLESRQRLKIACPEEVAYHQGWIGREELQHLADKVSGSAYGTYLQWLVNEPTRPLHEFDNALAS from the coding sequence TTGAAGGGTATCGTTCTTGCTGGCGGCTCAGGAAGCCGTCTTTATCCCATGACCCTGGCGAGTTCGAAACAGCTCTTGCCAGTCTATGACAAGCCCATGGTCTACTACCCGCTGACGACATTGATGCTCGCCGGGCTGAAGGAAATCCTCGTGATCTGTACGCCGCAGGATATCGGTGGCTTTCAGCGCCTGCTTGGTAGCGGCCAACAATGGGGAATCAAGTTGCAATATGCTGCTCAGGATCGCCCGGCAGGCATTGCGCAGGCATTCCTGATTGCAGAAGACTTTCTCGCAGGAGAACGCGCCTCGCTCATCCTCGGCGACAATATTTTTTTCGGCAAGGGCCTGCCGGAAAAAATGCTGTCAGCAATAAACCGGTCGAATGGTGCAACGGTTTTTGCCTATCAGGTTCATGATCCGGAACGATATGGTGTGGTTGAGTTCGACACCGATTATCGAGCGGTTTCTATCACCGAGAAGCCCACCGAACCGTGCACGGATTGGGCGGTTACCGGCCTCTATTTCTATGACGCAGATGTCGTTGATGTCGCAAAGTCCTTGAAACCCTCTGCCAGAGGCGAACTTGAGATCACTGACATCAACAAGGCTTATCTGAACCGTGGCAGTCTGCACGTCGAGCGGCTGGGTAGAGGCTTTGCCTGGCTCGATGCAGGCACCCCTCAATCGCTATTGGATGCTGCCTCGTTCATACAGACGCTTGAATCGCGCCAACGGCTGAAAATCGCGTGCCCGGAGGAAGTTGCGTACCACCAGGGCTGGATTGGCAGGGAAGAGCTGCAGCATCTGGCCGACAAGGTCTCTGGTTCAGCCTATGGAACGTATCTGCAGTGGCTGGTGAATGAACCCACCAGACCCCTGCACGAATTCGACAACGCGCTCGCGTCCTGA
- a CDS encoding glycosyltransferase: MHIVFVHRHGPGQFVHLARRLISDGWTATLICESMDRPVPGLRVFRYGDKPGGQGRSGEISGKGSVPYIVAGRRVADILNKLSLNGRKPDLVMGHIGWGGMLFVKDALPDVPAIGYCEYYFQPQGGDLGFAPTEEVSLHHRQTVRLRNTVQLATLDQIDIGISPTAWQKSRFPQEFQSKIVVQHEGIDTSRARPDSVASFRLPNGRLLTAGDPVVTFAARSLEPYRGFPQFVKAAALVATQIPEAQFVIAGGDGVSYGRQTGNASELRDRLVAETGLPQDRAHFLGQVPHQDLVKLFQVSAAHVYLTYPFVLSWSFLEAMACEAPIIASNTAPVQEVIRHKRNGTLVDFWDTNALADEVCAALSDPKSSFDMRRAARRTVVDRFELSGCTLRLQSMLQKASSLRARMSAPAKNSKQMRQPILERGHA, encoded by the coding sequence ATGCATATCGTGTTTGTGCACCGGCACGGACCCGGCCAGTTTGTTCACTTGGCCCGGCGCCTGATTTCAGATGGTTGGACGGCAACGCTCATCTGCGAAAGCATGGATCGTCCGGTCCCGGGCCTGCGGGTTTTTCGATATGGTGACAAACCGGGTGGCCAAGGCCGATCGGGTGAAATTTCCGGCAAGGGCTCCGTGCCTTACATCGTCGCTGGTCGACGAGTTGCCGATATACTGAACAAGCTTAGCTTGAATGGCCGAAAACCTGACCTCGTGATGGGCCATATTGGTTGGGGTGGCATGTTGTTCGTCAAGGACGCACTGCCGGACGTACCCGCCATCGGCTATTGCGAATATTACTTCCAACCGCAAGGCGGCGACCTCGGATTTGCTCCAACGGAAGAGGTGTCTCTCCATCATCGCCAAACGGTTCGATTGCGCAATACGGTTCAGCTGGCAACGCTGGATCAGATTGATATCGGCATCAGTCCGACCGCCTGGCAAAAAAGCCGCTTCCCACAGGAATTCCAATCAAAGATCGTTGTTCAGCACGAGGGCATAGACACTTCGCGAGCGCGCCCCGACAGTGTTGCGAGTTTTCGTCTGCCAAACGGCCGGCTTCTGACCGCCGGCGATCCGGTCGTCACATTTGCAGCCCGCAGTCTTGAGCCTTATCGCGGCTTTCCACAATTCGTCAAAGCTGCAGCACTGGTTGCTACCCAAATCCCGGAGGCACAGTTCGTCATTGCCGGCGGCGACGGGGTCAGCTACGGCCGCCAAACAGGAAATGCTTCTGAGCTGCGCGACAGACTTGTAGCGGAAACCGGCTTGCCTCAGGATCGCGCGCACTTTCTGGGCCAGGTGCCACATCAGGACCTCGTTAAGCTGTTCCAGGTGTCAGCTGCCCACGTCTACCTGACTTATCCTTTTGTTCTGTCCTGGTCGTTCCTGGAAGCAATGGCGTGTGAAGCGCCGATCATTGCGTCAAACACAGCACCTGTTCAGGAAGTGATCCGTCATAAGCGCAATGGAACGCTTGTGGACTTCTGGGACACGAATGCACTTGCCGACGAAGTCTGCGCGGCTCTAAGCGATCCCAAAAGCAGCTTCGACATGCGCAGGGCGGCAAGAAGAACGGTTGTTGACCGCTTTGAACTCTCAGGCTGCACCCTGCGTCTGCAATCCATGCTGCAGAAGGCGTCGTCTTTGCGCGCCCGAATGTCAGCGCCTGCAAAAAACAGCAAGCAAATGCGACAACCGATACTGGAACGGGGTCACGCATGA
- the rfbC gene encoding dTDP-4-dehydrorhamnose 3,5-epimerase has protein sequence MKAMSTEIAEVLQIVPACHQDARGYFAETYNRSALEPLGVTADFVQDNLSFSKREGTVRGLHFQAPPFQQAKLVRCSSGSILDVAVDIRFGSPTFGMHVARVLSAQNRHQLFVPAGFAHGFSTLTPNAEVLYKVDATYAPQSECGIRFDDPVLAIDWQLGNDPAFLSDKDKDLPQFTALPPVFTYADMIEVSECLS, from the coding sequence ATGAAAGCGATGTCGACGGAAATTGCAGAGGTATTGCAGATTGTTCCTGCCTGTCATCAGGACGCTCGCGGGTATTTTGCTGAAACCTATAACAGATCCGCCCTTGAGCCACTCGGCGTAACTGCCGATTTTGTCCAGGACAACTTGTCCTTTTCCAAGCGAGAAGGGACTGTCCGCGGCCTTCACTTTCAAGCACCTCCCTTTCAACAGGCCAAACTCGTTCGTTGTTCCAGCGGCTCGATCTTGGATGTCGCAGTGGACATTCGGTTTGGGTCGCCAACCTTTGGCATGCATGTCGCAAGAGTGCTGAGTGCTCAAAACAGGCATCAGCTCTTTGTCCCGGCCGGATTTGCACATGGGTTTTCGACGCTCACGCCAAATGCTGAAGTCCTTTACAAGGTCGACGCGACTTACGCCCCGCAAAGCGAATGCGGGATCCGTTTCGACGATCCGGTCCTGGCAATAGACTGGCAACTCGGCAACGACCCGGCTTTCCTGTCTGACAAGGACAAGGACCTCCCGCAGTTCACCGCCCTGCCACCTGTTTTCACTTATGCTGACATGATCGAGGTGTCTGAATGCCTGTCCTGA
- a CDS encoding ABC transporter ATP-binding protein produces MANLSLHKLTKSYGKVEVLHGIDLDIKDGEFVVFVGPSGCGKSTSLRMIAGLEDITAGEIRIGDRVVNNLEPKDRDIAMVFQNYAIYPHMTVRKNIAFGLWTSSLSKAEKAKRIEDVARILDMTDLLERKPSQLSGGQRQRVAIGRAMVRQPAVFLFDEPLSNLDAQLRTQMRLEIKKLHQQVGNTIIFVTHDQVEAMTLADRIVIMKDGHIQQVGTPEEVFYSPANTFVAQFIGAPSMNMISITGGGEQIRLKSGGSINPGKTTQDGREMLLGIRPDDLAIDTENPIVTGKVVVREPLGSETLIYVNGPEGEIVAKVPGKSGVLVGDEVKLGAAPETLHFFDTETGAALV; encoded by the coding sequence ATGGCGAACCTGTCATTGCACAAGCTGACCAAGTCCTATGGGAAGGTTGAAGTCCTGCACGGCATCGATCTGGACATCAAGGACGGCGAATTTGTTGTTTTTGTCGGTCCATCCGGCTGCGGCAAGTCCACAAGTCTGCGCATGATTGCCGGTCTTGAAGACATAACCGCCGGAGAAATCCGGATCGGGGATCGGGTGGTCAACAATCTGGAGCCGAAGGACCGCGACATTGCTATGGTCTTTCAGAACTACGCCATATATCCGCACATGACAGTGCGCAAGAACATTGCCTTCGGCCTCTGGACTTCGAGCCTGAGCAAGGCGGAGAAGGCGAAGCGGATTGAGGATGTCGCTCGCATTTTGGATATGACCGACTTGTTGGAGCGCAAGCCCTCGCAGCTTTCGGGTGGTCAGCGCCAGCGTGTTGCAATCGGCCGTGCGATGGTTCGCCAGCCAGCCGTGTTTCTGTTCGACGAGCCGCTGTCCAATCTCGATGCGCAATTGAGAACCCAGATGCGGCTGGAGATCAAGAAGCTTCATCAGCAGGTTGGCAATACAATCATTTTCGTGACGCATGATCAGGTTGAAGCCATGACGCTTGCCGACCGCATCGTGATCATGAAAGACGGCCATATTCAGCAAGTGGGTACGCCGGAAGAGGTTTTTTATTCGCCTGCAAATACCTTCGTGGCGCAATTTATCGGCGCACCATCCATGAACATGATCAGCATCACCGGAGGCGGTGAGCAGATAAGGCTGAAGAGCGGCGGCAGCATCAATCCCGGCAAGACGACTCAGGACGGGCGCGAGATGCTTTTGGGTATCCGGCCGGATGATCTGGCAATTGACACTGAAAACCCGATTGTGACCGGTAAGGTGGTCGTTCGCGAACCGCTCGGTTCTGAGACCCTGATTTATGTGAACGGACCAGAGGGCGAAATCGTTGCGAAAGTGCCAGGCAAGAGCGGCGTTCTGGTAGGAGATGAGGTCAAGCTCGGGGCTGCACCGGAAACGCTGCACTTTTTTGACACTGAAACCGGAGCCGCGTTGGTCTGA